One Melanotaenia boesemani isolate fMelBoe1 chromosome 8, fMelBoe1.pri, whole genome shotgun sequence DNA segment encodes these proteins:
- the rheb gene encoding GTP-binding protein Rheb: MPQPKSRKIAILGYRSVGKSSLTIQFVEGQFVDSYDPTIENTFTKMITINGQEYHLQLVDTAGQDEYSIFPQTYSIDINGYILVYSVTSNKSFEVVQVIHEKLLDMVGKVQVPIMLVGNKNDLHMERVISCEEGKALAESWNAAFMESSAKENQTAVEVFRRMILEAEKMDGGVQPGKTSCSMM; the protein is encoded by the exons ATGCCGCAGCCAAAATCACGAAAAATCGCCATCCTCGGGTACAGATCCGTAG gAAAGTCTTCCTTGACAATTCAGTTTGTGGAAGGCCAGTTTGTGGATTCCTATGATCCAACAATAGAAAACA CATTTACTAAAATGATCACAATAAATGGACAAGAGTACCACCTTCAGCTTGTAGACACAGCAGGACAG GATGAGTACTCCATTTTCCCTCAGACTTACTCCATAGATATCAACGGTTACATTCTGGTCTATTCAGTTACATCTAATAAAAG CTTTGAAGTTGTACAGGTTATCCATGAAAAACTGTTGGACATGGTGGGGAAAGTTCA AGTTCCAATTATGCTTGTCGGAAACAAGAATGACCTACATATGGAGCG AGTAATCAGTTGTGAAGAGGGAAAAGCATTAGCTGAATCCTGGAACGCAGCCTTCATGGAGTCCTCAGCTAAAGAGAACCAG ACGGCAGTAGAGGTTTTCCGAAGGATGATCCTGGAGGCAGAAAAGATGGATGGCGGCGTACAGCCGGGAAAAACATCCTGCTCCATGATGTAG
- the LOC121644960 gene encoding leucine-rich repeat-containing protein 30-like has protein sequence MGGKHSRSLSNKELNEVSTGQRKKSMIRDDQPGLSSAAERIRKHATVHFGYSTLSLAMQGLDETPTELWELRELQKLNLSMNCLCTVPPALGALNNLVVLNLWGNNLSCLPPEIGLLKKLRVLFACRNRLSEVPEELGSCSCLEVLSLANNQITGLPGSLATMRSLTKLNLSHNCIVHIPTCVYSMKGLVFLHLACNRLETIADQIQDLVNLKILIVEGNSIHTLPKTLCFLESLELLNVDFNDLQSVPVEMYLLSRLRRLACHPLDKGLHIIHNPLLKPIQEVLQGGLSALYNYLKPT, from the coding sequence ATGGGTGGCAAGCACTCTCGCAGTTTATCCAACAAGGAGCTAAATGAGGTGAGTACAGGTCAAAGGAAGAAGAGCATGATCAGAGACGACCAGCCCGGCCTGTCTTCAGCTGCTGAGAGGATCCGCAAACATGCTACAGTGCATTTTGGTTACAGCACCCTGAGTCTAGCCATGCAGGGTCTCGATGAAACACCCACTGAACTGTGGGAACTTCGCGAGCTTCAGAAGCTTAACTTGTCCATGAACTGTCTCTGCACCGTTCCTCCTGCTCTGGGAGCTCTGAACAATCTGGTAGTTCTCAACTTGTGGGGGAACAACTTGTCCTGCCTCCCACCTGAGATCGGCCTCCTGAAGAAGCTGCGGGTGCTCTTCGCTTGCCGTAACCGTCTGAGCGAGGTCCCTGAGGAGCTGGGCTCCTGCTCGTGCCTGGAGGTGCTAAGCCTGGCCAACAACCAAATCACAGGTCTCCCTGGCAGCTTGGCGACTATGCGCAGTCTGACCAAACTCAACCTCAGCCACAACTGCATTGTTCACATCCCCACCTGTGTCTACAGCATGAAGGGCCTGGTCTTCCTTCACCTGGCCTGCAACCGTCTGGAGACCATTGCAGATCAGATCCAGGACCTAGTTAACCTGAAGATACTTATTGTGGAGGGAAACTCTATACATACGCTGCCTAAGACTCTGTGCTTCTTAGAATCATTAGAACTCCTCAATGTTGACTTCAATGACTTGCAAAGTGTGCCAGTGGAAATGTACCTGCTTAGCAGGCTCAGGCGGTTGGCGTGCCACCCACTGGATAAAGGACTTCATATTATTCATAACCCCCTCCTCAAGCCTATCCAAGAGGTATTGCAAGGAGGACTCAGTGCCCTTTATAATTACCTCAAGCCCACATGA
- the LOC121644460 gene encoding gamma-crystallin N-A: MSQYSGKIVFYEGKCFTGRKLEICSDCDNFQDRGFMNRVNSVRVESGAFICFDHPDFKGQQYILEHGEYPEFQRWNAHNDHMGSCRPIRMHGEHYRMEMFEGDNFTGQCVELCDDCPFLQARGLTKNCINSIKVYGDGAWVLYEEPNYRGRMYIVERGSYCTHMEWQAENPNIQSVRRVANYF; the protein is encoded by the exons ATGTCTCAGTACTCAGGAAAG ATTGTGTTCTATGAGGGAAAATGTTTTAcggggaggaagctggagatcTGCAGCGACTGCGATAACTTCCAGGATCGTGGCTTCATGAACAGGGTCAACTCTGTGCGTGTGGAGAGCGGTGCCTTCATCTGCTTTGACCACCCAGACTTCAAGGGCCAGCAGTATATTCTGGAGCATGGCGAGTACCCTGAATTCCAGCGCTGGAATGCCCATAATGATCACATGGGCtcctgcagaccaatcagaatG CACGGAGAGCACTACAGGATGGAGATGTTCGAGGGAGACAACTTTACCGGCCAGTGTGTGGAGCTGTGTGACGACTGTCCATTTCTGCAAGCACGAGGCTTGACCAAGAATTGTATCAACTCCATCAAGGTTTATGGAGACGGAGC CTGGGTGCTGTACGAGGAGCCAAACTACCGTGGCCGCATGTACATCGTGGAGAGGGGAAGCTATTGCACCCACATGGAGTGGCAGGCAGAGAACCCCAACATCCAGTCCGTTCGCAGGGTggcaaattatttttaa
- the ly97.3 gene encoding CD59B glycoprotein, with translation MKLLILALTVAMLFTAGEALNCHRCVPRKAGGKCELSVETCNPEKDACAAASFLRQPYGHYQKCMALSDCQMLKMNAYIDIKCCTEDMCNTL, from the exons ATGAAGCTGTTGATCTTGGCATTAACCGTCGCCATGCTGTTTACAGCTG gtgaGGCTCTAAACTGCCATCGCTGTGTCCCAAGAAAGGCCGGAGGCAAGTGTGAGCTCAGTGTAGAGACTTGTAATCCGGAGAAGGATGCCTGTGCTGCAGCCAGTTTCCTCAGACAACCAT ATGGCCATTATCAGAAATGCATGGCTCTGTCAGACTGCCAAATGCTGAAGATGAACGCCTACATTGACATAAAGTGCTGCACCGAAGACATGTGCAACACCCTGTAA